From Methylovorus glucosotrophus:
GCATGCCGCGTGCTACAGGAAACGATGCGGGGTAATCGTGCAAGGCAGAGGCCGACAAGGAGGTATCTCGATGAGGTAGTAAACACTGCCCTCAATGTAGCAGATGCCGCCCCATATGGAAACGGAGCCTGACCGAATGGCCAGGCTCCGCGGTTTCTCAGCTAAATGGCGGTGTTATTTGAAGGCGTAGGTGGCATTCAACATGATCATGCGTGGATCACCCGTGTAACAGGCGCTCACGCTGGAGCAGGAGGCAATGTACTCCTTGTCAGCCAGATTGCGCGCATTCAAGGCAAAGCGCCATGGTCCCGTGCGGTAGAACAAGGCGGCATCGTACACGGTGTAATGCGGCGTGTAGAAGGTATTGAGATCATCCCCCGCCTGCTTGCCGATATAACGCGCGCCTATGCCAACACCCAGGCCTTGCAGCCAGCGCCCCATGTCGTAATTGGCCCAGAGATTGGCCATGTTTTTCGCCACCAGAATCGGACGTTTGTGCAGCGTGCCCGTCGTGCTCTTGGTGATTTCAGCATCAATATAACTGTAGCTGCCCACCACATTGAGCCGCGAGGTCAGTTGCCCGGTAGCCTCGATTTCCACACCTCGATGCTGCTGCTCGCCGGTCTGGATGTTGAATGCGGTGTTATTGGGATCCGTCGTCGTCACGTTCTGGCGCGTCAGGTCATACAGCGCCACGGTGGTGCCAAATGCCCTGTTGGGAGTTTCATACTTGAGGCCGATTTCGCGCTGCTGGCCGGTTTCCGGCTTGAAGGCAGTACCGTCTGCCCCGCTGCCGGTAACGGGTACGAAAGATTCGCTATAGCTGATATAAGGTGACCAGCCATTGCCAAAGGCATACAGCAAGCCGGCACGCCCGGTAGTTGCCCCCGGATTGGTGCGAGTCCTGCTGCCGCTCAGGCGTTTTTCCAATAGATCAGATTCATCGCGACGCAAGCCCAGCACCAGATTCCAGCCATCGCCAAACTTGATGTGATCCTGCAGATATAACCCTTTTTGTTCGAGCTTGTCCGTGCCGGTGGTCGTAGGTGTTGTAACGGCAACACCTATAGTGGGGCTGTAATTCGGGTTATAGAGATTCAGCGCAGTGACGCTGGCGCGCTTGTCCGTGCGCTTGCTGTCAAAATGCAGGTAATCAAACCCCACCAGCACATCATGGCGCAAGGCTGCCGTGTCAAACTGCATGTTGAGCTGATTGTCCATGGTCAGCATCTGGCCATGCACATCGCGATACTGGATCTGCCGCGCATAGTTGAGCCCGTTGGCCGACAGCGATGTGGGGCTGGTAAAGGCACCTTCCAGGTCATAATCGTTCACGCGCATGCTCTGCTTGAATTTGATTGACGGGGTAAACGCGTGTTCAAACAGATAGCCGAATTGCGTCTGCTCGGTGCTGTATTTATCCACACCCGGCACGCCGACAAACCGGCTGTATGAAATCTGGCCATTGGGATTGGCAAGCACGGTACCGCGCGCAGGCAGGCCACGAATCGGCACAAAGTCACTCTTCTGATAGCTTGCCAGCAAGGTCAGGCTGGTCTTGTCGCTGATATCCCAGGTTAATGACGGCGCAATATAGGTACGCTGGCGATCGACAAAATCTACCTGGTCATCGCTGGCGGATGAAATGCCCACCAGGCGATAACGCACTGTGCCATCTTCGTTCAACGCATCCGAAAAGTCGGCAGTCAGTTGCTTCTGATTGTAATTGCCCAGACCGATGCCGATTTCGGCAATAGGCTTGTCAGTTGGCCGTTTCGTCACCAGATTAACCAGCCCACCCGGAGAAATCTGGCCATATAACACAGATGCCGGGCCCTTCAGTACCTCGATACGTTCAAAGGCAAACGGCTCGTTCTGTATCCACATGTCGTTATCCATGCGCATGCCATCACGCAGCACATAAGCACTCTGCACAAAACCGCGGATGGAAATATCATCCAGCCCACGCCGTCCGCGCTGCCCGGCATCGACCCCAGCGGTAAAGCGCAAAGCCTCCGCCAGCGACTGCACGCCCTGATCGCGGATCTGCTCACTGCCAATCACCGTCACGGACTGGGGGGTTTCTGATAACGCGGCATTGGTTTTGGTGGCCGTTTGCGAACGGCTGGCTTTGTAGCCTTTTACTGGCCCGGTGGCCGACTCCTCCTGCCGGGCGCTGACAGCGACTTCCGGCAATTCAGCGGCATCCTCCGCCACTTCAGCATGGACAGACCAATACGGCATCATCAAGGCACAAACAACGCCCCACTTTAATTTCATAACAGCTCCTGCGTGTATATTTTCGTCCCGCATTATACATCTCAAATGATAATTGATATCATTTACACTTTACGATAATACACGCTACCCGTCCGCCTCATTCATCCAGGTCTACGGCAGGCATCCTTGCTATTTCCAATCGCGACACCAAAGAACAGGCTCTCGCCCTCATGTCCAGAAAATTGTTTGTCCGCCTGCATCGTTATGCGGGGTTAATCCTAGTGTTGTTTTTAACGGTTGCGGGACTAACCGGAGCATCGCTGGCGTTTTATCACGAGCTTGATGAATGGCTGAATCCGGACTGGATGCTGGTGACGCCCACGGCTGCCTCACCAGTGCCGCTAGCACAACTTGCACGCAAGGTCAGTCAGGCCTATCCCGACCATCGGATAGCACGCATTGAGTTTCAGCACAGCGCCGATCGCGCATTGATTGTGCGTATGAATAGTAAACAGACTGGCGACGACGCCCCTCTTCCCATGCAGGTATTTGTTAACCCTTATACCAATGAAATTCTGGGCGCCCGCGAATGGGGCAAGGTTGATATCAGTCGTCAGGGCTTGATGCCATTCCTGTTCAAATTGCATGACACACTTCATCTGCCAGGAAAAATTGGAAAATGGCTATTGGGTGGCGTCGCCATACTTTGGCTACTGGATTGTTTTGTTGGATTTTATTTGGCTTTGCCCCGACATGGTCTACTGCCATCGCCCGTGCAGTTCATGAAAAAATGGGCGCCCGCCTGGAAAATAAAGTATCAGGCAAATGCAACTCGCGTAAATTTTGACCTGCATCGTGCCAGTGGCTTGTGGCTGTGGCCCGTGCTGGCTGTCGTCGCGTTCAGTAGTTTTTATCTCAATCTCAACCGGGAAGTGTTCAGACCGGTGATGGGCATGATAATGCCCTTCAGCCCTCTTCCTGGTGATACCTTGCCCAAAGTGAAAGATGGGGAGATTTCACTGGATTGGGATGCTGCTTATCAGCGTGGCTTAGCCTTGCGGCCCGCCAGTGCGGATGATTACCGGGTTGCCAATATTTCATACTTGGCCAAGCAGAATGTCTACCGGTTGACCTTTGATGAACGTCAACCCAATGCCTGGCTGACCTTCAAGCGTGAACAAGTGTTTTTTGATGCAAACACGGGCGAACTGAAAGCCCAATACGGCTACTCACAAGGCAAAACGGGAGATCGATTGAGTATTCTGCAATATCCGCTACATACCGGGCAGATATTTGGATTGCCCGGGCGCATACTCATTTTAGTCACAGGCTTGCTGACCGTATTGCTGGCTTGGACCGGTGTCTTTATCTGGCTCAAAAAGCGCCAGAGCCAAAAATAGTCTGATGGCCAATGGCTTGGAATCAGCCATTGGCCATTAACTCCCAGATATCGCTCCGATTAAAAGTCCACCGTGGCAGAGAAAAATGCCATGCGCGGTGTGCCATACGTCAGGCCATTCACGCTATCGCTAGTGCTGACGGTAGCCCAGTAATGCTTGTCGAGCACGTTATCTACCGTGGCGCGCAGGGTTACGTTTTTACCCGCCGAAACAAACCGGTAGCGGGCACCAAGATCCAGCCGCGCCCAATCGGGAATCTCGCGCGTATTGGCAGCATCTACATATTGATCACTGGTATAGATGGTACGTGCCGTCCAGGTAAAACCAGGTATGGCAGTAACATCCCACTCCATGCCGAGATTGGCATTCACTTTGGCTACGCCTGGCGCAGTATTGCCATCGTTCGCGCCACCCAGTGTCTTTTTCAATTTGCCATCCAGCAGTGTCACACCACCCAATACACGTACGCCACTCACAGGCTCCCCATACAGAGACCACTCCAGGCCCGTGTTGTGTTGCTCGCCATTCAACCCAAAAACAAGAGTGGTGGGGTCGCGAAATGTACTGGGACGTTCAATCCGGAACAATGCCAAGGTAGAAGTGAAGCTACCAAGATCCAGCTTCGCCCCCACTTCAACCTGCTTGGTTTTGGCTGGAGGAAAAATATCTCCCGCATTGGCAGCATTTGTAGGGGCCATAGCGGTCTGGGTCAGCGACTCAATGTAATTTCCATAAAGGGCGAGATGGTCGAGCGGCTTTACCGTAAAAGCGAACGTCGGCGTTAGTGCGTCTTCGTCATACTTGGCACGCACGGGCCCTGTCACCAGATAGGTTTTATTAAGCACCGCCTGCTTGCGGACGCCTATGGTGATTTGCAGACGATCATCCAGCATGGATAAAGTATCGCTCAGGGCAATACTGCTCAAGTCGGTCTCCGCTGTTCGTGGAGGTGTATTGGACATGCCAATCACGGCTGGCTCTATCCCATTCACCGGGTTGTAAATATTGGATGCCACCGTGCCTATTTCATTTTCCAGATTACCAAACTGGATACGATACAAACTGGTATTGAGATTCACCGTGTGGTGAACCACACCAGTATCAAACATGGTGCGCACGCCCGCCTCTCCAGACACCGTATCCTCATGCCTTAGAAAACGATTCACGGTACTCGTATTGACCGTAGTATTACCGGTCGTGGTAACAAAATTGCCCGCAGAATCGACCGCCACCGGCACCCGCAGAAAATCATATCGACCGCGACGAGCCCCCACCGCGGCGTAGGCTGTGATAGCAGGTGAAAAATCATACTCGCCACGCACGGCAACGGTCGTGTCTATGGTATTGGCATAAGACCAGCGCTGGGCAAAGTTGCGCGTGACCTTATCGGCATCTGGCACGGCGGCCAGAACACCACCGCGGCTGTTCAAGGTTACCCGTTCCATTGGCGCCGTGCCTCGATTCTCGTAATGCCAAACATCCGTAGACAGGCGTAAATTTTCACCTCGAAAATCCAGCCCCAATGTCATGAGTGAGCGCTCTATTCTCTGATCATTCGAAAATGCCGTCCTGCCATCCTGATATACCGAGTTCAGACGAATGCCAAACTGGTTATCGCTACCGAAGCGTCGACCAATATCCACATGCCCGCCAAAAACCGAGCTTAAGGCATAGTTAGCGGTAAACTGGGTAATCGGTGCATCTGTCGCCCGCTTGGCAATCACATTGATCGCACCGCCAACGCCACCCGTAGGTGCCATGCCATTCAACAAGCTGTTAGGCCCCTTGAGCACTTCAACTCGCTCAACCCCCTCCAGTGGTACTGTGTAATTGGGAACCAGCCCGAACAAACCGTTCAGCGCCACCTCCCCATTCGATAGAGAAAAACCACGGATGGAGAACTGATCAAAGCGACCAAACCTGGGGTTGTTATTGCGAATGGATGAGTCGTTTTCGACAATATCCGCTAAGGTCGTCGCCTGCTGGTTCTGAATCAGCTCACGGGTATAGCTAATCACACTATATGGCGTATCCAGCACTGACTTATTGCCCAGCAATCCCACCCGCCCCCCTCGCGCGACTTGACCACCCACATACGCAGGCATCAACTCGCCAGGCAAAACCGTATCTGCCGACTTATCAACAACATGGACAGTATCCAGTGTTGTCGCAACTGGCGTTGCCGCTGCACTCTGCTGTGCTTTCTTTTTATCCGCCAGTTGCTGCTCTGTCACCTCCTCTGCAGACCCGCCCGTAGAAAATGCCAACAGTAATAAAGCACCCGCTGCCTTGCCAGAAACTTGTATGGGATCGACCGAACTGGTCAGTAAAGAGAAGCGAGACATTATTTTCCTTGCACATCATTGTTATTAAGAAGCATTTACAAATAATAACAATTCTCATTAACAATGTCGATGCTTAAGAATCCAATTCGGAACCCATGAACGAGCCGAGCGATAACAAAACGTGAAGATTCCAACGCCTTGGAAAAACGTGATAGTCCGGAAACAGGAATAAACAAGATATCGTGCTGATCGCACGAACATGAAAAAGGGGCATGAAAAAAGGGGTTAGTTACCTAACCCCTTTTGGATACTGGTCGGGACGGCAAGATTCGAACTTGCGACCACTTGCACCCCATGCAAGTACGCTACCAGGCTGCGCTACGCCCCGATGTCGCTAAAGCAACAAGGCCTGCATTATAGCGGAATGAACTGGAGGGAACAAACAGGAAATTGGTTTTTAGGGAGCGCGCAGCAGATCAAGCACTTCACGCAACTCGCTGCGCAACAAACCAACATCCAGTTGCGGATAGGCGGAGGCAGGTGAGGAATGCTCAACCTGCTTTTCCACCACAGTTTCAGGTGGAGCTTCTACTGCTTGTGCCGCATCATCAAGCCTGTTACGGGCGCCGCTGATGGTGAAGCCTTGCTCATAGAGCAATTCACGGATACGGCGAATCAGCAGAACTTCATGATGCTGGTAATACCGGCGATTACCACGACGCTTGACGGGTTTTAGCTGCGTGAATTCCTGCTCCCAATAGCGCAAGACATGGGGCTTAACGCCACATAGCTCGCTGACCTCACCAATGGTGAAGTAACGCTTGGCAGGAATCGGCGGCAACACAACCTTAGGCGCGGTCTCCGGCATAAGCCTCCTCTACCTTTAGCTT
This genomic window contains:
- a CDS encoding TonB-dependent siderophore receptor, which codes for MKLKWGVVCALMMPYWSVHAEVAEDAAELPEVAVSARQEESATGPVKGYKASRSQTATKTNAALSETPQSVTVIGSEQIRDQGVQSLAEALRFTAGVDAGQRGRRGLDDISIRGFVQSAYVLRDGMRMDNDMWIQNEPFAFERIEVLKGPASVLYGQISPGGLVNLVTKRPTDKPIAEIGIGLGNYNQKQLTADFSDALNEDGTVRYRLVGISSASDDQVDFVDRQRTYIAPSLTWDISDKTSLTLLASYQKSDFVPIRGLPARGTVLANPNGQISYSRFVGVPGVDKYSTEQTQFGYLFEHAFTPSIKFKQSMRVNDYDLEGAFTSPTSLSANGLNYARQIQYRDVHGQMLTMDNQLNMQFDTAALRHDVLVGFDYLHFDSKRTDKRASVTALNLYNPNYSPTIGVAVTTPTTTGTDKLEQKGLYLQDHIKFGDGWNLVLGLRRDESDLLEKRLSGSRTRTNPGATTGRAGLLYAFGNGWSPYISYSESFVPVTGSGADGTAFKPETGQQREIGLKYETPNRAFGTTVALYDLTRQNVTTTDPNNTAFNIQTGEQQHRGVEIEATGQLTSRLNVVGSYSYIDAEITKSTTGTLHKRPILVAKNMANLWANYDMGRWLQGLGVGIGARYIGKQAGDDLNTFYTPHYTVYDAALFYRTGPWRFALNARNLADKEYIASCSSVSACYTGDPRMIMLNATYAFK
- a CDS encoding PepSY-associated TM helix domain-containing protein; protein product: MSRKLFVRLHRYAGLILVLFLTVAGLTGASLAFYHELDEWLNPDWMLVTPTAASPVPLAQLARKVSQAYPDHRIARIEFQHSADRALIVRMNSKQTGDDAPLPMQVFVNPYTNEILGAREWGKVDISRQGLMPFLFKLHDTLHLPGKIGKWLLGGVAILWLLDCFVGFYLALPRHGLLPSPVQFMKKWAPAWKIKYQANATRVNFDLHRASGLWLWPVLAVVAFSSFYLNLNREVFRPVMGMIMPFSPLPGDTLPKVKDGEISLDWDAAYQRGLALRPASADDYRVANISYLAKQNVYRLTFDERQPNAWLTFKREQVFFDANTGELKAQYGYSQGKTGDRLSILQYPLHTGQIFGLPGRILILVTGLLTVLLAWTGVFIWLKKRQSQK
- a CDS encoding TonB-dependent receptor, with amino-acid sequence MSRFSLLTSSVDPIQVSGKAAGALLLLAFSTGGSAEEVTEQQLADKKKAQQSAAATPVATTLDTVHVVDKSADTVLPGELMPAYVGGQVARGGRVGLLGNKSVLDTPYSVISYTRELIQNQQATTLADIVENDSSIRNNNPRFGRFDQFSIRGFSLSNGEVALNGLFGLVPNYTVPLEGVERVEVLKGPNSLLNGMAPTGGVGGAINVIAKRATDAPITQFTANYALSSVFGGHVDIGRRFGSDNQFGIRLNSVYQDGRTAFSNDQRIERSLMTLGLDFRGENLRLSTDVWHYENRGTAPMERVTLNSRGGVLAAVPDADKVTRNFAQRWSYANTIDTTVAVRGEYDFSPAITAYAAVGARRGRYDFLRVPVAVDSAGNFVTTTGNTTVNTSTVNRFLRHEDTVSGEAGVRTMFDTGVVHHTVNLNTSLYRIQFGNLENEIGTVASNIYNPVNGIEPAVIGMSNTPPRTAETDLSSIALSDTLSMLDDRLQITIGVRKQAVLNKTYLVTGPVRAKYDEDALTPTFAFTVKPLDHLALYGNYIESLTQTAMAPTNAANAGDIFPPAKTKQVEVGAKLDLGSFTSTLALFRIERPSTFRDPTTLVFGLNGEQHNTGLEWSLYGEPVSGVRVLGGVTLLDGKLKKTLGGANDGNTAPGVAKVNANLGMEWDVTAIPGFTWTARTIYTSDQYVDAANTREIPDWARLDLGARYRFVSAGKNVTLRATVDNVLDKHYWATVSTSDSVNGLTYGTPRMAFFSATVDF
- a CDS encoding MerR family transcriptional regulator encodes the protein MPETAPKVVLPPIPAKRYFTIGEVSELCGVKPHVLRYWEQEFTQLKPVKRRGNRRYYQHHEVLLIRRIRELLYEQGFTISGARNRLDDAAQAVEAPPETVVEKQVEHSSPASAYPQLDVGLLRSELREVLDLLRAP